A window from Zingiber officinale cultivar Zhangliang chromosome 7A, Zo_v1.1, whole genome shotgun sequence encodes these proteins:
- the LOC122000302 gene encoding putative gamma-glutamylcyclotransferase At3g02910 produces MGAEGVMDGHFVFTYGTLKRGFSNHSLIQELVCAGDASFVGEARTTCRLPLVCGPYRVPFLLNFPGAGEHVAGELYAVSPRGIARMDELEGTRRGHYERLPISVALLGHPVSPKVEVAAEAYYAHPSYAGELWRRSEERGYAGYSEKEAMGYVKRKDRPQDITFLEQIRLFVSSPSPQTQT; encoded by the coding sequence ATGGGCGCCGAGGGAGTGATGGATGGGCACTTCGTCTTCACCTACGGCACGCTCAAGCGCGGCTTCTCCAACCACAGCCTCATCCAGGAGCTGGTCTGCGCCGGGGACGCCTCGTTCGTCGGCGAGGCCCGCACGACCTGCCGCCTCCCGCTCGTCTGCGGCCCCTACCGCGTGCCCTTCCTCCTCAACTTTCCCGGCGCCGGCGAGCACGTCGCGGGCGAGCTCTACGCCGTCTCGCCGCGCGGGATCGCCCGGATGGACGAGCTCGAGGGCACCCGCCGCGGCCACTACGAGCGCCTCCCGATCTCCGTCGCCCTCCTTGGCCATCCTGTAAGCCCCAAAGTGGAAGTGGCTGCGGAGGCGTACTACGCGCACCCGAGCTACGCCGGCGAGCTGTGGCGGCGCAGCGAGGAGAGGGGATACGCCGGTTACTCGGAGAAGGAGGCGATGGGGTACGTGAAGCGGAAGGATCGCCCCCAAGACATCACCTTCCTCGAGCAGATCCGTCTCTTCGTCTCCTCGCCCTCCCCCCAGACTCAGACTTAG